AGAATTCCGGAAATGCGTCATGAGCTCGAGCGCATTCTCGAGGATGCCCGGTCCTCGGTTTCTACGGTCCGCCACATTCACGTCGCGGACCGGAGCGGCACGGTCCTGGCATCGACCGATCCGCAGCGAACCGGTCAACCCATGGCCTCGTTCGACGTACGTAGCGGCCCGTTGCGTCTGTCGCTCGGCGAGAACGAAAGCGTGACCGCGCACCTTTCGGGCTCGTTGGAGCACGACGGTGAAACGCTGGGCACCCTCCTCATGGAAGCCGATTTCACACCCGTGATCGATTCGGTGCGCGACTACGCTGGCCTGGGAGAGACTGGTGAGACCCTGCTCGCGGCGAGGACCGGCGACGGAGTCTCGGTTTATATCGCGCCGTTGCGGTTCGACGCCGGGGCGGCGCTGAAGCGCCAGGTGCCAAAGGACAGTCCGGTCCAAGAAGCGATATCCGGCAGCAAAGGGCTCCTCCCGCGGGGCCTGGACTACCGTGGGGTGCCCGTGCTGGCCGCCGGGGATTACATCAGCGATGCGGGCTGGGGTCTGGTTGTGAAAATGGACGAGGCCGAAGCGTTTCGGCCAATCACTCAGCTCGGAAGGCTGTTCCTTGCCACCCTTCTGGCAACGTCGACGATCGTGGGACTGGTCTGTGTCGCCTTGTCGCGCGCCCTGACGCGGCCCATCGTGGCGCTCACCGACGCCGCGAAACGAATCGATTCTGGAGAGACGGAAGCAACCGCTGTCGGGTCTTCCGCCGACGAAGTCGGTGTCCTGAGCCGGGTATTCGCTCGGATGACTTCCGGACTGCTGCAGGCGCAGCGGGAGCTGGAGCAGAAGGTCGAAGAGCGTGAGCGAGCCGAGGCCGCCATGTTCCGAGAGAAGGAGAGGGCCGAGATCACGTTGTCCTCGATCGCCGATGCGGTCATCACCACCGACGCGGAGGGACTCGTCGAATATCTGAACCCTGCCGCAGAGCGTTACACCGGTTGGACGACCATCGAGGCGAAGGGCCGATCGATCGGCGAGATCTACCGAATCGTGGACGAGTCCACGGAAGAGCCAGCGCCCGATCCCGTCACCCGATGTCTCGAGACCGGGGTGAACACCGGGTTGGCGGAGAACTCCGCCCTCGTCTGCCGCAACGGCACTCGGCTCGCGATCCAGGATTCCGCCTCCCCGATCCGGGATCGCGATGGGAGAATCACCGGAGCGGTAATCGTTTTCTATGATGTCACGCAGTCCCGACGCCGAGCCCGCGTCCTGTCCTATGAGGCGACCCACGACGGCCTCACCGGGCTCGTGAACCGGCGCGAGTTCGAAGCGAGGCTCGAGCGAGTCATCGCTAGCGCGCGGGAAATGCGCTCGGAGCACGTGCTGCTCTACCTGGATCTCGATGAGTTCAAGGTCGTGAACGACACCTGTGGTCATACCGCGGGCGACGAGCTCTTGAGGCAGATCGCCGAGCTTCTCCGCAGCGCCGTCCGGAAGCGGGACACGGTGGCCCGGGTCGGCGGAGACGAGTTCGCCGTACTACTGGAGAATTGCCCCCTCAAGCGGGCGCTTCGCATCGCGCACAACATGCA
This portion of the Vicinamibacteria bacterium genome encodes:
- a CDS encoding EAL domain-containing protein, which translates into the protein RIPEMRHELERILEDARSSVSTVRHIHVADRSGTVLASTDPQRTGQPMASFDVRSGPLRLSLGENESVTAHLSGSLEHDGETLGTLLMEADFTPVIDSVRDYAGLGETGETLLAARTGDGVSVYIAPLRFDAGAALKRQVPKDSPVQEAISGSKGLLPRGLDYRGVPVLAAGDYISDAGWGLVVKMDEAEAFRPITQLGRLFLATLLATSTIVGLVCVALSRALTRPIVALTDAAKRIDSGETEATAVGSSADEVGVLSRVFARMTSGLLQAQRELEQKVEERERAEAAMFREKERAEITLSSIADAVITTDAEGLVEYLNPAAERYTGWTTIEAKGRSIGEIYRIVDESTEEPAPDPVTRCLETGVNTGLAENSALVCRNGTRLAIQDSASPIRDRDGRITGAVIVFYDVTQSRRRARVLSYEATHDGLTGLVNRREFEARLERVIASAREMRSEHVLLYLDLDEFKVVNDTCGHTAGDELLRQIAELLRSAVRKRDTVARVGGDEFAVLLENCPLKRALRIAHNMHETIQDFQFVWDTSSFVTGASVGVVPITETSEGLAETLNQADAACYAAKDTGRNRIHVFEPDDLEMATRHRETGWAMRIKDALENDRFALYYQSIAPLGDDNGGSYYEFLLRLDDLEEGAIPPGAFMPVAERYGLMPSVDRWVIRTALGWLSSHRQHTRGLKLCVINLSGHSLGDARFLDFVVREIKSARVSAKKICFEITETAAVTNLSRARKFLQTLRRLGCRFSLDDFGSGLSSFAYLKTLPVDFLKIDGLFVKGMVKDETDFAIVRSINDMAHVMGKRTIAEWAETNDIVEKLRQIGVDFAQGMAIAEPVAIETLGSRDATHVH